A window from Oncorhynchus clarkii lewisi isolate Uvic-CL-2024 unplaced genomic scaffold, UVic_Ocla_1.0 unplaced_contig_13078_pilon_pilon, whole genome shotgun sequence encodes these proteins:
- the LOC139398346 gene encoding vacuolar ATPase assembly integral membrane protein vma21-like, with translation MEGYAKTSLSTTYAGAPDFRGNDSSLVSALKTLLFFTILMVTLPIGLYFASKAYIFEGSLQMSTSDSYFYAAIVAVLAVHVVLALFVYVAWNEGSTKDKGKHD, from the exons ATGGAAGGATATGCCAAAACATCACTTAGCACCACGTATGCTGGAGCCCCGGATTTCAGAGG GAATGACAGTTCTCTGGTATCTGCTCTGAAAACTCTTCTCTTCTTCACCATCCTGATGGTCACCCTGCCCATAGGACTGTACTTCGCATCAAAGGCATACATCTTTGAAG gttccCTACAGATGTCTACCTCAGACAGTTATTTCTATGCTGCCATCGTAGCTGTGCTGGCCGTACATGTGGTTCTGGCTTTGTTTGTCTACGTGGCCTGGAACGAGGGCTCCACCAAGGACAAGGGGAAACACGACTAA